One Chloroflexota bacterium genomic window carries:
- a CDS encoding FAD-dependent oxidoreductase, translating to MNVVVEPQREVPVVQRVDVVVAGGGPAGFAAALAAARNGATVLLVERYGFLGGMSSAGYVILLPLWLLGPFGSEGRSLLGGIAQEIVEVLEEMGGSVKPGEAYTLLKQGRPLLPYQPAWIPHDFEMMKMAMLRMLRRAGVRLRLHSLAVGAVKDGQHVTGVIVESKSGREAILADVTIDATGDGDIAFAAGASCEQTKGGEVLPVTLPFYLGNVDIDRVQKYLKQDSGLKRVLKEKGRAHFSAYSELAFQLTQVLQGRSIDSEAELSLTLSLQLIHPPAAYPPRYDQLLRYSELGVWGAHSFGRDITDVQDLTEAEMETRERAMAIADFLRKYVPGFERAYLATTATQIGTRESRRILGDYLLTAADVQQGRRFSDVIARSQKGEWDPAENEKNPAFDIPYRCLLPRGLEGILVAGRCISMDHQAATFLSPRDISTCMATGEAAGTAAASAVQNKVKPRALSIAILRSRLQKQGVNLGGNSET from the coding sequence ATGAATGTAGTCGTAGAACCGCAGAGAGAGGTACCGGTGGTGCAGAGGGTGGATGTTGTTGTGGCTGGCGGTGGACCGGCCGGATTCGCTGCGGCCCTAGCAGCAGCACGCAATGGGGCGACTGTGCTTCTGGTGGAGCGTTATGGTTTCCTGGGAGGTATGAGCAGCGCTGGTTACGTTATCCTGCTCCCCCTGTGGTTATTAGGGCCCTTTGGGTCCGAAGGCAGATCCTTGCTCGGGGGTATTGCGCAGGAGATTGTTGAAGTGCTGGAGGAGATGGGCGGTTCCGTCAAACCGGGTGAGGCTTACACCTTACTTAAGCAGGGAAGACCGCTGTTGCCCTATCAGCCGGCCTGGATACCCCACGACTTTGAGATGATGAAGATGGCCATGCTTCGAATGTTGCGGCGCGCTGGGGTCAGGTTGCGCCTGCATTCTCTCGCTGTAGGGGCAGTGAAGGATGGTCAGCACGTCACTGGGGTCATCGTTGAAAGCAAATCAGGGCGGGAAGCCATTCTGGCTGATGTAACCATAGATGCTACCGGAGATGGGGATATCGCCTTTGCCGCTGGCGCCTCCTGCGAGCAGACGAAAGGAGGGGAGGTTCTGCCAGTGACCCTGCCCTTCTACCTCGGCAACGTGGATATCGACCGGGTGCAGAAGTACCTTAAGCAGGATAGTGGACTGAAGCGTGTTCTCAAGGAGAAAGGGAGGGCTCATTTCAGCGCCTATTCCGAACTCGCTTTTCAGCTGACGCAAGTCCTTCAGGGCCGGTCTATAGACAGCGAAGCTGAGTTATCCCTCACCCTGTCACTTCAATTGATACATCCCCCCGCGGCGTATCCGCCCCGCTATGACCAGCTATTACGCTATTCTGAGCTCGGTGTCTGGGGAGCCCATAGTTTCGGCCGCGATATTACCGATGTACAAGACCTGACTGAGGCGGAGATGGAGACTAGAGAGAGGGCTATGGCTATAGCCGACTTCTTGCGTAAATATGTACCTGGATTCGAGAGGGCCTATTTGGCCACGACAGCCACCCAGATTGGCACGCGCGAATCGCGCCGTATCCTGGGCGATTACCTGCTTACAGCCGCAGACGTCCAGCAGGGACGGAGGTTCTCCGATGTTATCGCTCGTAGTCAAAAAGGGGAGTGGGATCCAGCTGAGAACGAGAAGAATCCGGCCTTTGACATTCCCTACCGCTGTTTGTTGCCCAGGGGCCTCGAGGGGATTCTTGTTGCCGGTCGCTGCATCTCGATGGATCACCAGGCAGCGACCTTCCTTTCACCACGTGATATCAGCACGTGCATGGCTACTGGTGAAGCGGCCGGAACGGCCGCTGCTTCGGCTGTGCAAAACAAGGTCAAGCCCCGAGCGCTATCTATAGCCATACTTCGGAGCAGGTTACAGAAACAAGGAGTGAATTTAGGGGGCAACAGCGAGACGTGA
- a CDS encoding 2Fe-2S iron-sulfur cluster-binding protein, with protein MNEGELLTARVFKYDPTRDEEPHYETYQVPYTQDMRVLDILDYITEEMGHSLAYRWFCGVKKCGMCATTVNGRAILTCWEPAQKEMTIEPLHGFPIIRDLVIDRDVYDADLQRLQPFLQRRRPYAGFPEPLTHEEMLSAYNMMDCIECLICVSECPSYAMRDEGGGFIGPAPLVQLAKYALDPRDEADRAASATKEGLLRDCVSCYACTEACPNKINILEEAIDGLRRICAKHRLGEAAKQTEALAALVKETGLISPTTLFLRIKGFSTITQIPLAIRMSLRGRVSPGKVLSAFLGTGAIPGIEQVRQIYRLTTAEKGRGKK; from the coding sequence ATGAACGAGGGAGAGCTGCTCACAGCCAGAGTCTTTAAGTACGATCCCACGCGGGATGAAGAACCGCACTACGAAACATATCAGGTACCCTATACCCAGGATATGCGCGTCCTTGATATCCTTGACTATATCACAGAGGAGATGGGGCACAGCCTCGCCTACCGCTGGTTCTGTGGCGTCAAGAAGTGTGGCATGTGTGCCACTACCGTCAATGGCCGAGCCATATTAACCTGCTGGGAGCCGGCTCAGAAAGAGATGACCATTGAGCCTCTGCACGGCTTCCCCATCATTCGCGACCTGGTCATAGATAGGGACGTCTACGATGCGGATCTGCAACGCCTACAGCCATTTCTGCAACGCCGCAGACCCTATGCAGGATTCCCTGAGCCATTAACGCACGAGGAGATGTTGAGCGCCTATAATATGATGGACTGTATCGAATGTCTCATCTGTGTGTCTGAATGCCCTTCCTATGCCATGAGGGACGAGGGAGGGGGGTTCATCGGCCCGGCTCCGCTCGTGCAGCTAGCCAAATACGCCCTGGATCCACGTGACGAAGCCGACCGAGCGGCTTCGGCCACCAAAGAAGGGCTCTTGCGCGACTGTGTGTCGTGCTACGCCTGTACTGAAGCTTGCCCGAACAAGATCAACATCCTGGAAGAGGCTATCGATGGGTTACGGCGGATTTGTGCCAAACATCGCCTGGGAGAGGCCGCCAAACAAACCGAAGCACTGGCGGCTCTAGTAAAAGAGACGGGGCTAATTAGCCCTACTACCCTCTTCCTGCGCATTAAGGGCTTCAGCACTATCACCCAAATCCCCCTGGCCATCCGTATGAGCTTACGAGGAAGGGTCTCACCAGGCAAAGTGCTGAGTGCCTTCCTGGGAACGGGGGCAATACCTGGCATTGAGCAGGTACGTCAAATCTATCGGCTCACAACCGCTGAAAAAGGAAGGGGGAAGAAATGA
- a CDS encoding site-specific DNA-methyltransferase — protein sequence MNQDSLSKFQDLLRTLFQFDCADLDFGIYRILNYKRGQVEAFIQSRLPQIVDEAFAHYAAADKAIVEQELEQKRQEIIGTLGEQAIDESGQLRNYHKTRLGQQYLQLFEKRAQYQVADELKARAYNDLYTFFSRYYEDGDFISKRRYGRHETYAIPYSGEEVVLYWANRDQYYVKTGERFKAYRFKVGDYTVAFELRNLAPEQNGNAGKKRYFVLAHETPVSWNEQEKALAIAFEYRPLTESEEKQHGKTEQQKPQDSLNEAAEQAILTQVTEAALKTVLARTEKRNDKEKSALRWQLDHFTRKNTADFFIHKDLRGFLRREVDFFIKNEVLLLDELIAGGEEDLREHVQRGRVVRQVAEAIIDFLAQVEDFQKKLFEKKKFVVRTEYCLTLDRVPEELWDEVLANEAQLAEWRQLYALDDLLKAQPLMNTGLNKSFLKAHPTLVVDTRHFPEGFKWRLLAHFEDLDEALDGLLIKSENWQALNLLLEKYREKVKCIYIDPPYNTGSDEFIYKDRYQHSSWLSMMTDRLVVGREALREDGVIFVSIDDNEFERLKHVMDIAFGGENWRNLVVWHYGGRGAKAISGQFPRNYDFVFLYSKSEAGKVEKDYVELRIPLSEARKQGFKQDEEGRWFKTAPRGDYTDESITRLRAEGRVYETEEGNIRIKYFLRQEGEYVIDEKLVGDVWFDIPDMMHSPKEERLDFDTQKPEKLLDRIVKVSSKQGEIVLDFFVGSGTACAGAHKACRRWIGVDFGEFFENKPLERMKKVIHSSQRGGFFKYQYLEQYEDALNNLELPRASEGQQALEMFGDEYLLKYMLDFETQGSPCLLNLDRFKDPFAYKLKVQDPSPTLPIDGEGTGGVERPVDLVETFNYLLGIQVKKVRALQDNGRPYRAVLGEKNGKRTAIVWRSIIGLEDNDKALMKDKRYIEKTVLPALLGEAKPDRLLVNGACFVKDAEAIEPEFKRLMFAPSGV from the coding sequence ATGAATCAAGACAGTTTGAGCAAGTTCCAGGACCTGCTCCGCACCCTTTTCCAGTTCGACTGTGCTGACCTGGATTTTGGCATCTACCGTATTCTCAATTACAAGCGGGGGCAGGTGGAGGCTTTCATTCAAAGTCGCCTGCCTCAAATCGTGGACGAGGCATTCGCCCACTATGCAGCGGCGGACAAGGCTATAGTAGAGCAAGAGTTAGAACAGAAACGACAGGAGATCATAGGGACGCTGGGCGAGCAAGCGATAGACGAAAGTGGCCAACTACGCAATTACCACAAAACAAGGCTGGGCCAACAATACCTGCAATTGTTCGAAAAGCGCGCCCAGTATCAAGTTGCCGACGAGCTTAAGGCCCGCGCCTACAACGACCTTTATACCTTCTTCTCCCGCTACTACGAGGATGGGGACTTCATCTCCAAGCGCCGCTACGGGCGCCACGAAACCTATGCCATCCCCTATAGCGGTGAAGAGGTGGTGCTCTACTGGGCAAACCGCGACCAGTATTACGTCAAAACGGGTGAGCGGTTCAAGGCTTATCGCTTCAAGGTGGGCGATTACACTGTCGCCTTTGAGCTGCGGAACCTGGCTCCAGAGCAGAACGGCAACGCCGGCAAGAAACGCTACTTCGTGCTCGCCCATGAAACGCCAGTGAGTTGGAATGAGCAGGAGAAGGCACTGGCAATCGCCTTTGAATACCGCCCCCTCACAGAATCTGAAGAGAAACAGCACGGCAAGACGGAGCAGCAAAAGCCCCAGGATAGCCTGAACGAGGCGGCGGAGCAGGCCATCCTCACCCAAGTTACGGAAGCCGCATTGAAAACGGTGCTGGCACGTACCGAAAAGAGGAACGACAAGGAGAAATCCGCTCTCAGGTGGCAGCTCGACCATTTCACCCGCAAAAACACCGCCGACTTCTTCATCCACAAAGACCTGCGGGGCTTCCTGCGCCGGGAGGTGGACTTCTTCATCAAGAACGAGGTGCTCCTCCTGGACGAGCTCATTGCTGGTGGAGAAGAAGACCTGAGGGAACATGTCCAGCGGGGGCGGGTAGTGCGCCAGGTGGCTGAGGCCATCATTGACTTCCTGGCCCAGGTGGAGGACTTCCAGAAGAAGCTCTTTGAGAAAAAGAAGTTCGTCGTCCGCACCGAGTATTGCCTCACCCTGGACCGGGTGCCCGAGGAGCTATGGGACGAGGTGCTGGCCAATGAGGCGCAGCTCGCTGAGTGGCGGCAACTCTATGCTTTGGATGACCTTCTGAAGGCTCAGCCCCTCATGAACACAGGCCTGAACAAGAGCTTTCTCAAAGCCCACCCCACCCTGGTGGTAGACACCCGCCACTTCCCCGAGGGCTTCAAGTGGCGCCTCCTGGCCCACTTTGAGGACCTGGACGAAGCCCTGGACGGCCTGCTCATCAAGAGCGAGAACTGGCAGGCCCTCAACCTGCTTCTGGAGAAGTACCGGGAGAAGGTGAAGTGCATCTACATCGACCCGCCTTATAACACTGGGAGCGATGAGTTCATCTATAAGGATCGCTATCAGCACTCCTCGTGGCTAAGCATGATGACGGATAGGCTGGTGGTGGGAAGAGAGGCACTGCGGGAGGACGGGGTAATCTTTGTAAGCATTGACGACAACGAGTTTGAAAGGTTGAAACATGTGATGGATATAGCGTTTGGGGGAGAGAATTGGCGAAACTTGGTTGTTTGGCACTACGGCGGCAGAGGTGCGAAGGCTATCTCTGGTCAATTCCCAAGGAACTACGATTTTGTATTTCTTTACAGCAAAAGCGAGGCTGGAAAGGTGGAGAAGGACTATGTTGAATTACGGATCCCTCTCTCTGAAGCACGTAAGCAAGGTTTTAAGCAAGACGAAGAGGGCAGATGGTTCAAGACTGCTCCACGGGGGGACTATACAGATGAGAGTATAACCAGACTAAGGGCGGAAGGGCGTGTATATGAGACCGAAGAGGGCAATATCCGGATTAAGTATTTCCTGCGACAAGAAGGCGAGTATGTCATTGATGAGAAATTAGTGGGAGACGTCTGGTTTGACATACCAGATATGATGCATAGTCCCAAAGAGGAACGTCTGGACTTTGATACCCAGAAGCCTGAAAAGCTCCTTGACCGCATTGTCAAGGTATCCTCTAAACAGGGTGAAATTGTTTTGGATTTCTTTGTGGGTTCTGGCACCGCGTGCGCTGGCGCTCACAAAGCGTGTAGGAGATGGATAGGGGTTGACTTCGGCGAGTTCTTTGAAAACAAGCCATTGGAACGGATGAAGAAAGTCATCCACTCTTCACAAAGAGGTGGCTTCTTCAAATACCAGTACCTTGAGCAATACGAGGACGCGTTGAACAACCTGGAGCTGCCCCGAGCGTCGGAGGGGCAACAGGCGCTGGAGATGTTCGGCGACGAATACCTGCTGAAATATATGCTGGACTTTGAGACCCAGGGCAGCCCCTGCCTGCTCAATCTGGATAGGTTCAAAGACCCCTTCGCCTATAAGCTAAAGGTGCAGGACCCCTCCCCAACCCTCCCCATCGACGGGGAGGGAACGGGTGGGGTGGAGCGCCCGGTGGACCTGGTGGAGACCTTCAACTACCTGCTGGGAATTCAGGTGAAGAAGGTGCGGGCCTTGCAGGACAACGGGCGCCCCTACCGGGCAGTCCTGGGCGAGAAGAACGGTAAACGAACGGCTATCGTCTGGCGCTCCATAATTGGCCTTGAGGACAACGATAAGGCGCTGATGAAGGACAAACGCTACATAGAGAAGACGGTGCTACCTGCCCTGCTGGGCGAGGCCAAGCCGGACCGCTTGCTGGTGAATGGCGCTTGCTTCGTCAAGGACGCCGAAGCCATCGAGCCGGAGTTCAAGCGGCTGATGTTTGCCCCGTCAGGAGTATGA
- a CDS encoding CoB--CoM heterodisulfide reductase iron-sulfur subunit B family protein produces MRYAYYPGCSALNSAVELDVSTKTVAARLGLELETLREAACCGTREGGGLSIENAELSLALNARTLALAEAQGLNIITVCSTCQLKLAGDNKRLKEDRSLLEQINNLLAKVDLRYRGTVEVKHLLWGLLDEIRLQLLRDQITSPLKGLRVAPFYGCHLLRPGEVHGYRDDPYHPHSLDILIELVGGTPVDYSSKGSCCGFHSLLVSEKMALRMSGRHLREAKDKGADCLVTPCPLCHTVLDGYQREIEKEIGARLELPILHLPQLLGSAMGMKAKELQLTRHMVPARFLTT; encoded by the coding sequence ATGAGATATGCTTACTACCCCGGCTGCTCAGCGTTGAATAGTGCCGTAGAGCTAGACGTTTCCACCAAGACGGTGGCTGCTCGGCTTGGGTTGGAATTGGAGACACTACGAGAAGCCGCCTGTTGTGGCACACGGGAGGGTGGGGGGTTGTCCATAGAGAATGCCGAGCTGTCTCTGGCTCTAAATGCCCGGACCTTGGCGTTGGCCGAGGCGCAGGGGCTCAATATCATAACTGTCTGTAGCACGTGCCAGTTGAAGCTGGCTGGGGACAACAAGAGGCTCAAGGAGGATCGTTCTCTATTGGAGCAGATAAACAACCTCCTGGCCAAAGTCGACCTACGCTATCGAGGTACGGTCGAAGTTAAACACCTGCTTTGGGGTTTGCTCGATGAAATCAGGCTGCAACTCTTGCGTGACCAGATAACAAGCCCCCTAAAAGGCTTACGTGTAGCGCCCTTCTATGGTTGTCACCTCCTTCGTCCGGGCGAGGTGCACGGCTATCGCGATGACCCTTATCATCCTCACTCGCTGGATATTCTCATCGAGCTTGTGGGCGGGACGCCAGTGGATTATAGCAGCAAGGGTTCGTGCTGTGGTTTCCACTCACTGTTAGTGAGCGAGAAAATGGCCCTGCGGATGAGTGGCCGTCATTTGAGAGAGGCTAAGGACAAAGGGGCAGATTGTCTGGTTACGCCCTGCCCTCTTTGCCACACAGTGCTCGATGGCTACCAAAGGGAAATAGAAAAGGAGATTGGGGCCAGGTTGGAGCTGCCCATCTTACACCTGCCTCAGCTGCTGGGTTCGGCTATGGGAATGAAGGCCAAGGAGCTACAGTTGACCAGACATATGGTGCCGGCCAGATTTCTGACTACTTAG
- a CDS encoding xanthine dehydrogenase family protein molybdopterin-binding subunit: protein MKDLSSVNVIGQRMVRVDALGKVLGQAKYPADLRMKGMLYGRALRSLRPHARILRIDTERARQLPGVVAVLTAADIEGPNVYGRYLPDQPVLARDKVRHMGDAVALVVAETEELAEEAIRLIEVEYEPLPGIFDPKEALQPGVPLVHEKGNLLSANTVRLGEADLGFAEAEAIVEGVYRTQFVEHAYLQTESGLAYLDEEGRVVVCVATQHPHRDLKQIAYALGLPEERVRLIQPTVGGAFGGREDMTVQCPLALLALKTGQPVKLAYSREESFIAHTKRHPFQMHYRTGARRDGRLVALEAEIVSDAGAYAMTSPQVLRVATSVATGPYHIPNVKIDSCTVYTNNTPTAAMRGFGATQTCFASEIQMNKLAVALRMDPIEFRLKNVLRPGQMTCTGQVLGEGVGVEETILRAAEMAAWPKKRKPSAPGKVRGIGVACGYKNVGYSFGYGDRASVVLEVYGEHIAVKAGAIEAGQGVTTILRQIAAAELGVNPEEVEVIYGDTAEVLDAGSGSASRLTFMLGNAVRLATNEARQRIMERGERPAPGEPPIICRGDYQAPPTNPTEGGLLKGVAHFSLGYGTHIVEVEVDTETGVIELTRVVAAHDVGRAINPLSVEGQIEGGVLMAQGYALLEEYVIEQGVAKTVDLHEYLIPTAADVPKELRPLIIEVPDPYGPFGAKGVGEMTTLPLAPAIVSAVYDATGLWFDELPLKPERVLQGLHLRPA, encoded by the coding sequence ATGAAGGATTTGTCCTCGGTAAATGTTATAGGACAACGGATGGTGCGGGTAGATGCCCTGGGGAAGGTGCTGGGGCAGGCTAAGTATCCGGCCGATTTGCGGATGAAGGGTATGCTTTATGGCCGGGCCTTACGCAGCCTGCGCCCCCACGCCAGGATTCTCCGTATTGACACCGAACGAGCTCGTCAGCTTCCGGGAGTAGTGGCTGTGCTCACCGCAGCAGACATCGAGGGGCCAAACGTTTATGGGCGTTACCTGCCGGACCAACCAGTGCTGGCCAGGGATAAGGTACGCCATATGGGAGATGCGGTCGCACTGGTAGTGGCTGAAACGGAGGAATTGGCCGAGGAGGCCATTCGCCTCATTGAGGTGGAATACGAACCCCTGCCAGGGATATTCGATCCGAAGGAGGCGCTACAGCCGGGTGTACCCTTGGTACATGAAAAGGGTAATCTGTTGAGCGCCAATACGGTGCGCCTGGGAGAGGCAGACCTCGGTTTCGCCGAGGCTGAGGCGATAGTGGAAGGGGTTTACCGAACGCAGTTCGTGGAACACGCCTACTTACAGACGGAGTCTGGACTGGCATATTTGGATGAGGAAGGAAGGGTAGTAGTTTGTGTGGCCACACAGCATCCCCATAGAGATCTTAAGCAGATCGCCTACGCCCTTGGACTGCCGGAGGAGCGCGTACGCCTAATACAACCGACCGTTGGTGGAGCTTTTGGCGGCCGTGAAGACATGACTGTCCAATGTCCCCTGGCCTTGCTCGCCCTTAAGACGGGACAACCGGTGAAGCTGGCTTACAGTCGGGAGGAGTCCTTCATTGCCCACACAAAACGTCACCCCTTCCAGATGCACTATCGAACGGGAGCGAGGAGAGATGGACGATTGGTCGCCTTAGAGGCAGAGATTGTCTCCGATGCAGGCGCTTATGCCATGACCAGTCCTCAGGTCCTGCGTGTGGCCACCTCCGTAGCCACTGGCCCATATCATATTCCTAACGTGAAGATCGATTCGTGCACCGTTTACACCAACAACACACCTACGGCGGCGATGCGGGGATTTGGGGCAACACAAACCTGTTTCGCCTCAGAAATACAAATGAATAAGTTAGCTGTTGCTCTAAGAATGGACCCCATCGAGTTTCGGCTCAAAAATGTGCTGCGTCCTGGGCAAATGACCTGCACAGGCCAGGTCTTGGGAGAGGGGGTAGGCGTCGAAGAGACAATCCTGCGGGCGGCCGAAATGGCCGCCTGGCCCAAAAAAAGGAAACCATCTGCTCCAGGGAAGGTACGCGGCATAGGCGTGGCCTGTGGATATAAGAACGTTGGTTATAGCTTTGGTTATGGGGATAGAGCCTCAGTAGTGCTAGAGGTGTATGGGGAGCACATAGCCGTGAAGGCCGGGGCCATCGAGGCTGGACAGGGGGTGACGACCATCTTGCGTCAGATTGCCGCAGCTGAGCTGGGAGTCAATCCGGAGGAAGTAGAGGTGATCTATGGTGATACAGCAGAGGTTCTTGACGCTGGAAGCGGTTCAGCCTCACGTCTAACCTTTATGTTGGGCAACGCTGTACGCCTGGCTACCAACGAGGCCCGGCAGAGGATAATGGAGCGGGGAGAGAGACCTGCTCCAGGAGAACCGCCAATCATCTGCCGAGGCGATTACCAGGCGCCACCAACCAATCCAACTGAAGGCGGACTCCTCAAGGGGGTAGCCCATTTCAGTCTAGGCTATGGCACACATATTGTGGAGGTTGAGGTAGATACCGAGACCGGGGTGATCGAATTAACACGGGTAGTAGCCGCCCACGATGTGGGACGAGCCATCAATCCGCTATCCGTTGAGGGGCAAATCGAGGGTGGGGTTTTGATGGCCCAGGGATATGCCCTCTTAGAAGAATACGTTATCGAACAAGGTGTGGCTAAGACGGTGGACCTGCACGAGTACCTTATTCCCACTGCGGCGGATGTACCCAAGGAGCTAAGGCCACTCATCATCGAGGTGCCCGATCCCTATGGACCTTTTGGGGCCAAGGGGGTGGGCGAGATGACAACCTTGCCCCTCGCCCCGGCCATCGTGTCGGCCGTATACGATGCCACTGGCCTCTGGTTTGATGAGCTGCCCCTCAAACCAGAGAGGGTTTTGCAAGGCCTGCATCTAAGGCCAGCGTAA